The DNA sequence TCACAGTATCGTCCTTGACGAGAATCCTTCTGGCCCCCAGCATCCTGGCGAGATTCCTGCACTCTCTCAAGGGAGTCATTCCGGGATTGAGTCCGTCTGCTCCGACAACCGGATCAGCAGGTAGAAGAGGCCAATATCGCCACATGCTGCCCGGCTGCGATCGGATATAATCCCTGTCAAGAAATTCCCTGACTTCCTCGGTTCGGTATTTTACCTCCAGGGAATGGAAGCATTCATCACATGCATTCCTCAGGCCCACCGGAAACTTTTTTCCGCATCCCTTGCACTCAAAGCCATCTATGTAGCTTCCGCGCTGATTGCCTCCTCTGCTGGTATATAGCGTCATTTTGCAGACCATTATCGAACTTCGATATAGCATTGGTTGATATAAAAATTCTAAAAGGAATTTTACTTTTGCCTGCGCCATATATCGCTGTTTGCACCGGATATGCATGAGACGGCGGTTGAAACAGCAGGATTGTAGCTCGCACTATTCCGATACGAATTAATATTGGAGAACAATCGGTAACCATATGTCCTTTCCGAGGATTGAAGACATTAAGAAGATCAGAAAGCAGCTGGACATGACTCAGAGCCAGCTTGCAAGAGCGGCCAATGTGAGCCAGTCGACGATAGCAAAGCTGGAAAGGAACAGCATATCTGCAAGTTACGATATTGTAACCAGGGTTTTCAATACACTTGAATCCGAGGGACGGAGCAGAAAGCTCAGAAAGACTGCCAAGGATGTTCTTCACCCCTCTGTGGTGAGCGTCAATAATTTCGCAACGCTTGCCGAGGTTTCGGAACTCCTCAAAAGAAAGGGCTATTCACAGTTGCCGGTAATGAGCGGTGAACGGGTGATGGGCAGCATATCCGAAGAGGCAATACTTGACAAGCTCAGGGACGGCATAAGCATTGAGGAGCTCGCAGGGATCAGGGTCGAGGAAGTGATGAATGAAGCATACCCTGTTATATCTGAAGAAACACCTGTTGAAGCAGTCGCCTCCCTCCTCACACACAGCACTGCGGTTCTGGTTCAGCGAAGGGGCAGGATCTCAGGCATTATCACGAAGTCAGATCTTCTCAAGCTCATCTGAAGAGGGAGGAAAAGTGTTTTGGTGAAAATGTTTGAGTTAACGATCTAACCGCCGCAAAAATTCAGGGCCAGAGTCCTCTTGCCCTGTGGGCGTCCACGACCTTCTTTACCGCATAGACATACGCTGCTGTCCTCATGTCTATGTTTTCCTTCTTTGATATCGGTAGGATATCATTGTATGCCGACGTCATAACCCTTTCGAGTTTCTGATTGACCTCTTCCAGCGACCAGAAGAAGCTCTGTATATCCTGAACCCACTCAAAGTAGCTCACTGTGACGCCTCCTGCATTTGCAAGCACATCCGGTATCAGAAATACACCATTCTTGAAAAGTATCTCATCGGCCTTTGGTGTTGTGGGTCCATTCGCCTCTTCGACAACCATTTTTGCCTTGATCTTGGATGCATTCTTTTCCGTTATCTGATTTTCAAGAGCAGCTGGAACGAGTATGTCCGTATCCAGCATGAGAAGCTCATCGTTTGAAATGTTCCTTGTTCCGGGGAAATTTACAACCGAACCTGTTTTCGCCTTATGTTGTTCAAGCTTGGGAATATCAATGCCCTCTTTGCTGTATATGGCGCCTCTGCTGTCGCTTGTTGCAATGATCTTTGCCCCCAGATCACTGTGGAAAAGTCTGGCACCTATCGAGCCGGCATTTCCGAATCCCTGAACCGCTACCGTTGCCTTTTTTGTGTCTATTCCCGCGGTTTTTGCGGCAGCCCTTGCAACATACATCGCGCCCCTGGCGGTTGCTTCCCCCCTTCCCTCGGATCCTCCAATGCTCAGTGGTTTTCCTGTGACCACTCCG is a window from the Candidatus Sysuiplasma jiujiangense genome containing:
- a CDS encoding CBS domain-containing protein; this encodes MSFPRIEDIKKIRKQLDMTQSQLARAANVSQSTIAKLERNSISASYDIVTRVFNTLESEGRSRKLRKTAKDVLHPSVVSVNNFATLAEVSELLKRKGYSQLPVMSGERVMGSISEEAILDKLRDGISIEELAGIRVEEVMNEAYPVISEETPVEAVASLLTHSTAVLVQRRGRISGIITKSDLLKLI
- a CDS encoding Glu/Leu/Phe/Val dehydrogenase codes for the protein MAEQLDQFGIAVEQIKKAAKILNLDNGMVEILTHPKRELTVNFPVRMDDDSVRVFTGYRVQYNYSRGPCKGGVRFHPNVTLNEVRALAAWMTWKTSVVNLPYGGAKGGVVVDPKQLSRNELERLTRRYTSEISIIIGPEKDIPAPDVYTDSQTMAWMMDTFSMIKGYSVPGVVTGKPLSIGGSEGRGEATARGAMYVARAAAKTAGIDTKKATVAVQGFGNAGSIGARLFHSDLGAKIIATSDSRGAIYSKEGIDIPKLEQHKAKTGSVVNFPGTRNISNDELLMLDTDILVPAALENQITEKNASKIKAKMVVEEANGPTTPKADEILFKNGVFLIPDVLANAGGVTVSYFEWVQDIQSFFWSLEEVNQKLERVMTSAYNDILPISKKENIDMRTAAYVYAVKKVVDAHRARGLWP